One segment of Variovorax sp. PAMC28562 DNA contains the following:
- a CDS encoding VOC family protein, which produces MHTIFHLAFHVRDLDVARRFYGGVLGCTEGRSTDTWVDFDFFGHQISLHLGEPFATTNTGRVGDVMVPMPHFGLALELPDWKAMAARLEAAHTDFVLEPQVRFEGQPGEQWTMFFCDPFGNPIEVKGFRSLATVYDK; this is translated from the coding sequence ATGCACACCATTTTTCATCTGGCCTTTCATGTGCGCGACCTCGATGTCGCCCGTCGCTTCTATGGCGGCGTGCTCGGCTGCACCGAAGGCCGCAGCACCGACACCTGGGTCGATTTCGACTTCTTCGGCCACCAGATTTCATTGCATCTGGGTGAGCCTTTCGCAACCACCAACACCGGCCGCGTCGGCGACGTGATGGTGCCGATGCCGCACTTTGGCCTGGCGCTTGAACTGCCCGACTGGAAGGCGATGGCGGCGCGGCTCGAAGCGGCGCACACCGACTTCGTGCTGGAGCCGCAGGTTCGCTTCGAAGGCCAGCCAGGCGAGCAATGGACCATGTTCTTTTGCGACCCGTTCGGCAATCCGATCGAGGTCAAGGGCTTTCGCTCGCTCGCTACGGTCTACGACAAGTGA
- a CDS encoding PhaM family polyhydroxyalkanoate granule multifunctional regulatory protein has translation MTDASKPFAFSQFVPGFDFLKNLATGSAGGGGTGGIGAGNGSALPGLSSWVAPTLSVEEVDKRIQELKTVQYWLEQNGHALKATIQALEVQKMTLSTLRGMNVRMEDIASAFTRAAAPAAEASASPSASSFFTPSSSPAASKPEGEAEAAAETDAKAEGAPTGAAGVVDPLKWWGSLTQQFQEIAASALHDAAQLKMPAMPKPPAEAADKSKPKAKAGSPLTAKKKSPASRKTSPTGRKSPEKPAAAPRRPVAKR, from the coding sequence ATGACCGATGCAAGCAAGCCCTTTGCCTTCAGCCAGTTCGTTCCCGGCTTCGATTTCCTGAAGAACCTCGCTACCGGCAGTGCTGGCGGCGGTGGGACCGGCGGTATCGGCGCGGGAAATGGTAGTGCGCTGCCGGGGTTGTCGAGTTGGGTGGCGCCCACGCTGAGTGTCGAAGAGGTGGACAAGCGCATCCAGGAGCTGAAGACGGTTCAATACTGGCTCGAACAAAACGGCCACGCCCTCAAGGCCACGATTCAGGCGCTCGAAGTGCAGAAGATGACGCTGTCGACCCTGCGCGGCATGAATGTTCGGATGGAAGACATCGCGAGTGCGTTTACGCGAGCTGCCGCGCCTGCTGCCGAGGCCTCGGCGTCGCCATCGGCCTCTTCTTTTTTTACGCCATCGTCGTCACCTGCGGCTTCGAAGCCCGAGGGAGAGGCAGAGGCAGCAGCCGAAACCGACGCGAAGGCCGAAGGCGCACCCACAGGCGCTGCCGGCGTGGTCGATCCGTTGAAGTGGTGGGGCTCGCTCACACAGCAGTTTCAGGAGATCGCTGCGTCGGCACTGCACGACGCAGCGCAACTCAAGATGCCTGCCATGCCGAAGCCGCCGGCCGAAGCCGCAGACAAGTCCAAACCCAAAGCCAAAGCCGGCAGCCCGCTCACCGCAAAGAAGAAATCGCCCGCCTCTCGCAAGACCAGCCCGACAGGCAGAAAATCTCCAGAGAAACCCGCCGCGGCGCCCAGACGCCCGGTCGCAAAACGATGA
- a CDS encoding TonB-dependent receptor, with protein MNKTLLSLALGAAFPWLALPALAQNAVPVSRPSAAPAASADETPERVKSLGVVTVTGGRPTSLPTQIPTTIEGVTREEIETRINATDSEDALKYLPSLLVRKRYIGDYNHAILSTRASGTGNSARSAVYADGILLSNYLGNGIANGTNYAPRWGLVTPEEIERVDVMYGPFSAAYPGNSAGAVVDFVTRMPTRLEAHVKAGYSSQPNDLYSTSKTFNSWQTSASLGSRSGENNEGPWSWWVDINRTDSHGQPLTFTTATLASGVAGTRGTPVAGAVAGLNTTNTPWYILGTGTAYHTIQDHAKIKLAYDLTPTITASYTLGYWQNTSEGRSASYLNNAAGLPVYSGPVNINGRSFTLAPTAFALTNDSQTHTMHSLSLKSHTQGVFDWEVSASLYDYSKDQQRAPTVALPLAAFGGAGTLQDQGDGRTGWNTLAAKGTWRPQGVGGAHIVDFGVGRDAYKLGIQKSNVGGSWVDGPALGSLSQVSNVGGRTETLNAWVQDSWRFAPKWKTVLGLRYEDWQATDGFTATTVASTLPYAKRSESDVSPKAALAYQLTDDTVLKASVGRAVRYPTVGELYGATSGGALSFINDPTLKPEKSWTGELSLEKDLGNGTARATLFHETTKNALFNQLIPGSTVSRVQNVDKVRTTGVELAYTGQDVLMKGLDVGGSLTYANSKTVADAAFPAAVGKWQPRVPRVRSTAYATYKPDDRWAFTVAARYSGKQYSALDNSDVNAYAYFGASKYFTVDLRVRYQIDKQWSAAFGIDNANNYQYWNFHPYPQRTYTAELRFDL; from the coding sequence TTGAACAAGACCCTTCTTTCGCTCGCGCTCGGCGCAGCGTTCCCGTGGCTGGCGTTGCCGGCTTTGGCGCAAAACGCAGTGCCTGTCTCGAGACCCTCCGCCGCGCCGGCAGCATCCGCGGACGAAACCCCCGAGCGCGTGAAGTCGCTCGGCGTCGTCACCGTCACCGGTGGTCGCCCGACTTCGCTGCCCACGCAGATCCCCACCACCATCGAGGGCGTGACGCGAGAAGAAATCGAGACCCGCATCAACGCCACCGACAGTGAAGACGCGCTCAAGTACCTGCCCAGCCTGTTGGTGCGCAAGCGCTACATCGGCGACTACAACCACGCGATCCTGTCGACGCGCGCCTCCGGCACCGGCAACAGTGCGCGCTCTGCCGTCTATGCCGATGGCATCCTGCTGTCGAACTACCTGGGCAATGGCATCGCCAACGGCACCAATTACGCGCCGCGCTGGGGGCTCGTCACACCCGAGGAGATCGAGCGGGTCGACGTGATGTACGGGCCTTTTTCTGCCGCCTATCCGGGCAACTCGGCGGGTGCGGTGGTCGACTTCGTGACGCGCATGCCGACCAGGCTCGAAGCGCACGTCAAGGCCGGCTACTCGTCGCAGCCCAACGACCTCTACAGCACCAGCAAGACCTTCAACAGCTGGCAGACCAGCGCATCGCTCGGGAGTCGCAGCGGCGAGAACAACGAGGGTCCGTGGTCGTGGTGGGTCGACATCAACCGCACCGACAGCCATGGCCAGCCGCTGACCTTCACTACAGCCACGCTGGCCTCTGGCGTGGCTGGTACGCGCGGCACGCCCGTCGCTGGCGCGGTGGCCGGCCTGAACACCACCAACACGCCGTGGTACATCCTGGGTACCGGCACGGCGTATCACACGATCCAGGACCACGCCAAGATCAAGTTGGCCTATGACTTGACGCCGACCATCACCGCCAGCTACACACTGGGCTATTGGCAGAACACATCGGAGGGCCGCTCGGCCAGCTATCTGAACAATGCGGCTGGCTTGCCGGTCTACAGCGGCCCGGTCAACATCAACGGCCGCAGTTTCACGCTGGCGCCGACGGCCTTTGCGCTGACCAACGACAGCCAGACCCACACCATGCACAGCCTGTCTTTGAAGAGCCACACGCAGGGCGTGTTCGACTGGGAGGTGTCGGCCAGCCTGTACGACTACTCGAAAGACCAGCAGCGCGCACCGACCGTCGCATTGCCGCTGGCCGCTTTCGGGGGTGCCGGCACGCTGCAAGACCAGGGCGACGGGCGCACCGGCTGGAACACGCTGGCGGCCAAGGGCACGTGGCGCCCGCAAGGCGTCGGCGGTGCGCATATCGTCGACTTCGGTGTCGGGCGCGATGCGTACAAGCTGGGCATCCAGAAGTCCAATGTGGGGGGCAGTTGGGTCGACGGCCCGGCGCTTGGGTCGCTGTCGCAAGTCAGCAATGTCGGCGGCCGCACCGAGACACTCAACGCATGGGTGCAGGACAGCTGGCGTTTCGCGCCGAAGTGGAAGACGGTACTGGGCCTGCGTTACGAGGACTGGCAGGCGACCGATGGCTTCACGGCCACCACTGTGGCCAGCACGCTGCCTTATGCCAAACGCAGCGAGTCCGACGTGTCGCCCAAGGCGGCGCTGGCCTATCAGTTGACCGACGATACGGTGCTCAAGGCATCGGTCGGGCGCGCGGTGCGCTATCCGACCGTGGGTGAGCTGTATGGCGCGACATCGGGTGGTGCGCTGTCGTTCATCAACGACCCAACCCTGAAGCCGGAGAAGTCGTGGACCGGTGAACTGTCGCTAGAAAAAGACCTGGGCAACGGCACCGCGCGCGCTACGTTGTTCCACGAGACGACGAAGAACGCGCTGTTCAACCAGCTGATCCCCGGATCGACCGTCTCTCGCGTGCAGAACGTGGACAAGGTGCGCACCACCGGCGTCGAGCTGGCGTACACCGGGCAAGACGTGCTGATGAAAGGGCTCGATGTCGGCGGCAGCCTGACCTACGCGAACTCGAAGACGGTGGCCGATGCGGCGTTTCCTGCAGCGGTCGGCAAGTGGCAGCCGCGCGTGCCGCGCGTGCGCTCCACCGCGTACGCCACGTACAAGCCGGACGATCGATGGGCCTTTACCGTGGCAGCGCGCTACAGCGGCAAGCAGTATTCCGCCCTTGATAACAGCGACGTCAACGCCTATGCCTACTTCGGCGCCAGCAAGTACTTCACCGTCGATTTGCGCGTCCGCTACCAGATCGACAAGCAATGGTCGGCCGCCTTCGGCATTGACAACGCCAACAACTACCAGTACTGGAACTTCCACCCGTACCCGCAGCGCACCTACACGGCCGAACTTCGCTTCGACCTGTGA
- a CDS encoding copper chaperone PCu(A)C, with protein sequence MTTSTALRTIAACVLLTGTAAALAHVTLPLGGATAGSDYRAVFRVGHACKDAGATTGIGVRLPVGFMLANAEPRAGWKLDVQRAAANAAPGEAEVRWTAESPQNALPGKERAEFVLSGKAPAAPGPLWFKVLQTCDVGSTDWAQVPASGTSTDGMAAPAARLMVVAAGVATVDVRDAYVRQSVAGQSGTGAFMKLTSPSGSRLVGISTPAAGVAEVHEMKMEGDTMKMRAVPGGVDLPAGQTVELKPGGYHVMLMDLKAALPKGISVPVTLRFEDAKGAKTSLELKLPVGAPEGAPATPMQHMH encoded by the coding sequence ATGACCACTTCGACCGCCCTCAGAACCATTGCCGCTTGCGTATTGCTCACCGGCACCGCTGCCGCCCTGGCCCATGTCACGCTACCCCTCGGCGGCGCGACGGCAGGCAGCGACTACCGCGCGGTCTTCCGTGTCGGCCATGCCTGCAAGGATGCTGGGGCGACCACTGGCATCGGCGTGCGCCTGCCTGTCGGCTTCATGCTGGCGAATGCCGAGCCACGGGCCGGCTGGAAGCTCGACGTGCAGCGGGCTGCGGCCAATGCGGCGCCCGGAGAGGCCGAGGTGCGCTGGACGGCCGAGTCGCCGCAAAACGCGTTGCCGGGCAAAGAGCGCGCCGAGTTCGTGCTCAGCGGCAAGGCGCCCGCCGCGCCGGGGCCACTCTGGTTCAAGGTGCTGCAAACCTGCGATGTCGGCAGCACGGATTGGGCTCAAGTCCCGGCCAGCGGCACGTCGACCGACGGCATGGCTGCACCGGCGGCGCGACTGATGGTGGTCGCGGCGGGCGTTGCCACTGTCGACGTGCGGGATGCCTACGTGCGTCAGTCGGTGGCAGGGCAGAGTGGCACCGGCGCTTTCATGAAGCTGACCTCGCCATCGGGCTCACGGCTGGTCGGCATCTCGACGCCCGCAGCCGGTGTCGCAGAAGTGCACGAGATGAAGATGGAAGGCGACACCATGAAGATGCGCGCCGTGCCGGGCGGCGTCGACCTGCCGGCCGGTCAAACGGTAGAGCTCAAGCCAGGCGGCTATCACGTCATGTTGATGGACTTGAAAGCGGCCTTGCCCAAGGGCATATCTGTGCCGGTGACGCTGCGTTTCGAAGACGCCAAAGGCGCGAAGACTTCTCTGGAACTGAAGCTGCCCGTCGGTGCACCAGAAGGCGCTCCGGCCACCCCGATGCAGCACATGCACTGA
- a CDS encoding M48 family metalloprotease gives MRTFTLAAIVAATTLVVGCETMKTMDTAKLTDAGSTAYKAMSLSDGDIASMSDQSCAAMDQKSQIAAPSSKYAVRLAQVVRGMPTSVNGKTANYKVYTTPSVNAWAMANGCIRVYSGLMDLMNDDELRGVIGHEIGHVALGHSKARMQTAYAASAVRGLAASAGGVAAALSQSQAGDLGEKFINAQFSQSQESAADNYSFDLLTSSKLERKGLVTSFQKLAKLSGTASTGSSMMSSHPPSADRAAAMQKRLDSGK, from the coding sequence ATGCGTACGTTTACCTTGGCCGCCATCGTCGCGGCCACCACCCTTGTTGTCGGCTGCGAGACCATGAAGACGATGGACACAGCCAAGCTGACCGATGCCGGCAGTACGGCTTACAAGGCCATGTCGTTGAGCGATGGCGATATCGCTTCGATGTCGGACCAGTCGTGCGCCGCCATGGACCAGAAGAGCCAGATCGCCGCGCCCTCCAGCAAGTACGCGGTTCGCCTCGCACAGGTGGTGCGCGGCATGCCCACCAGCGTCAACGGCAAGACCGCCAACTACAAGGTCTACACAACCCCGAGCGTCAATGCCTGGGCCATGGCCAACGGGTGCATCCGCGTCTACAGCGGCCTGATGGACCTGATGAACGACGACGAGTTGCGCGGTGTGATCGGCCATGAAATCGGTCACGTGGCGCTGGGTCATTCGAAGGCGCGCATGCAGACGGCCTATGCCGCTTCTGCAGTCCGTGGCCTGGCGGCATCGGCCGGAGGTGTGGCAGCGGCTCTGTCGCAATCGCAGGCCGGTGATCTGGGCGAAAAGTTCATCAACGCGCAGTTTTCGCAGTCGCAGGAAAGCGCTGCCGACAACTACTCTTTCGATTTGCTGACGTCCAGCAAGCTCGAGCGCAAGGGGCTGGTTACGAGCTTTCAGAAGCTCGCGAAGTTGAGCGGCACGGCCAGCACCGGCAGCTCGATGATGAGTTCGCATCCGCCATCGGCCGATCGCGCAGCGGCCATGCAAAAGCGGCTGGACAGCGGCAAGTAA
- a CDS encoding toxin-antitoxin system YwqK family antitoxin gives MRRLAFIGACLVGAAGAAHAIQDCELDGAPINTSNGNTTAGKTGLIRCKDRDTGEVQREQQLQNGVFMGIVRYYEKGKLLKEHSVNAKGNMDGRAREFVPATGQMLRDAVYSDGSEVGLVRGFYPSGQLRRLSFASSEAGSSGERAYIEYTERGQLSALRCADKPVLAPVIDDSKLCGFASAGTPSQVELFDGKGTVRMRVSYAAGKRVRNENLYDNGKPQTQDEIVGNQRTERRFSSEGVKRREVL, from the coding sequence GTGAGGCGGCTGGCTTTCATCGGCGCGTGTCTTGTGGGTGCCGCTGGCGCCGCACACGCCATACAGGACTGCGAGCTCGACGGCGCACCCATCAACACGTCCAACGGCAACACCACGGCTGGAAAGACCGGCCTCATCCGCTGCAAGGACCGCGACACCGGCGAGGTGCAACGCGAGCAGCAGTTGCAGAACGGCGTCTTCATGGGCATCGTGCGCTACTACGAAAAAGGCAAGCTGTTGAAAGAGCACAGCGTCAACGCCAAGGGCAACATGGACGGCCGCGCGAGGGAGTTCGTCCCCGCCACCGGCCAAATGCTGCGCGACGCGGTGTACAGCGATGGCAGCGAAGTCGGGCTGGTGCGCGGCTTCTATCCCAGTGGGCAATTGCGGCGACTGAGTTTTGCGTCCTCCGAGGCCGGCAGCAGCGGCGAACGTGCGTATATCGAATACACGGAGCGCGGCCAGTTGTCGGCGCTGCGTTGTGCCGACAAACCCGTGCTGGCACCGGTCATCGACGACAGCAAGTTGTGCGGCTTTGCTTCGGCCGGTACACCGTCGCAGGTCGAGTTGTTCGATGGCAAAGGCACGGTGCGCATGCGCGTCTCTTATGCCGCGGGCAAGCGCGTGCGCAACGAAAACCTGTACGACAACGGCAAACCCCAGACGCAAGATGAGATCGTGGGCAACCAACGCACCGAGCGACGCTTTTCCTCCGAAGGTGTGAAGCGGCGCGAGGTACTCTAG
- a CDS encoding FIST C-terminal domain-containing protein, whose translation MKLFPTGHATHPQWRMAAGLVLAQLRAQMTLPDYASSPTLGLLYITDHYGADAQDILAHLSAELPEVIDWSGTIGIGVAANNAEYFNEPGISLMLCALPSDQYRVFSGVAPLGSAEMSGFEAHTALVHADPATPELAELITEMAGRTSTGYLFGGLSSGRAGALQFAVGGNGNIRGHGAASGVFSGGLSGVVFGEGVRLVSRVTQGCQPIRSGAAREREITEADGNLVLKLDGQPALDVLLADLQVSLERPQEAIDAVRNTLIGLATAGSDGIRRTGDLGSDVLVRHIIGLDPTRRGIAIADQAEAGMRLTFCRRNAQAARADLMRICAEIREELEPEEQTLAVASAVAAGEAEAAPHPARRIAGAVYVSCSGRGGQHFGAPSAELQIVRHALGDVPLVGFFAAGEIARHHLYGYTGVLTVFTSE comes from the coding sequence ATGAAATTGTTTCCCACTGGTCACGCCACCCATCCGCAATGGCGCATGGCGGCCGGCCTCGTGCTCGCCCAGTTGCGAGCGCAAATGACTTTGCCCGACTACGCGTCGTCCCCGACGCTCGGGCTGCTCTACATTACCGATCACTACGGCGCCGATGCACAAGACATCCTGGCGCATTTGAGTGCCGAGCTGCCGGAGGTGATCGACTGGTCCGGCACCATCGGCATTGGCGTGGCGGCCAACAACGCCGAGTATTTCAACGAGCCTGGCATCAGCTTGATGCTGTGCGCGCTGCCGAGCGATCAATACCGCGTGTTCTCCGGCGTGGCGCCATTGGGCAGCGCCGAGATGAGCGGCTTCGAGGCGCACACAGCGCTGGTCCATGCCGACCCGGCCACGCCTGAACTCGCCGAGTTGATCACCGAAATGGCGGGTCGCACCAGCACCGGTTACCTGTTCGGCGGTCTCTCGTCTGGGCGCGCCGGTGCGCTGCAATTCGCAGTCGGGGGCAACGGAAACATCCGTGGACACGGTGCGGCGAGCGGCGTGTTTTCAGGTGGCTTGTCCGGCGTCGTCTTCGGCGAAGGTGTGCGACTGGTATCGCGTGTCACGCAAGGCTGCCAGCCGATTCGCTCGGGCGCTGCACGCGAACGAGAGATCACCGAGGCAGACGGCAATCTGGTGCTGAAGCTCGACGGTCAGCCGGCGCTCGACGTGCTGCTGGCCGACTTGCAGGTATCGCTCGAACGGCCGCAGGAAGCCATCGATGCTGTGCGCAATACGTTGATCGGCCTTGCCACGGCGGGCAGCGACGGCATTCGGCGCACCGGTGATCTCGGCTCCGACGTACTGGTGCGGCACATCATCGGACTCGATCCGACGCGTCGCGGCATTGCCATCGCCGACCAGGCTGAAGCCGGGATGCGACTCACGTTCTGCCGCCGCAACGCGCAGGCCGCACGCGCCGACCTGATGCGCATCTGCGCCGAGATTCGCGAAGAGCTCGAGCCCGAAGAACAGACACTGGCAGTGGCGAGTGCCGTCGCTGCCGGCGAAGCAGAAGCCGCACCGCATCCGGCACGCCGCATTGCAGGCGCGGTGTACGTGAGCTGTTCGGGCCGCGGCGGACAGCACTTCGGTGCCCCCAGTGCCGAACTTCAGATCGTTCGCCATGCGCTCGGTGACGTTCCGCTCGTCGGCTTTTTCGCAGCCGGCGAGATCGCGCGCCATCACCTCTATGGCTACACCGGCGTACTGACAGTTTTCACCAGCGAATAA
- a CDS encoding DUF2946 family protein — translation MFTPRRPRFHVQFLARLVLAWFALSLGVAIASPVVNPQAMELVCSSAGAFKVVVQTDDGAQDLGTMHMDCPLCMLAGAPPPLPVVAAIALALPLGRAVQSIPAARIAAATAAPPPARAPPAFS, via the coding sequence ATGTTCACCCCGCGCCGCCCTCGCTTCCACGTGCAGTTTCTTGCGCGCCTGGTGCTGGCGTGGTTTGCGCTGTCGCTCGGCGTGGCCATCGCGTCACCCGTCGTCAACCCGCAGGCGATGGAACTGGTGTGTTCGAGCGCCGGCGCGTTCAAGGTCGTGGTGCAAACCGACGATGGCGCGCAAGACCTGGGCACCATGCACATGGATTGCCCGCTGTGCATGCTCGCTGGTGCGCCGCCGCCTTTGCCGGTGGTCGCGGCCATCGCGCTTGCGTTGCCGCTCGGCCGGGCGGTGCAATCGATTCCGGCCGCGCGCATCGCCGCGGCCACTGCCGCGCCGCCACCGGCGCGCGCGCCGCCCGCTTTCTCCTGA
- a CDS encoding FHA domain-containing protein yields the protein MKRSLLRLDEGLSRLIVFSGAHALLGRDGVCDVVVSDTSVSRQHACIEMPDDAPAAIRDLHSLNGVFVNERLVDERQALQHLDVLKIGKTRFRFFEVESYRDSDLMISSS from the coding sequence ATGAAACGAAGCCTGCTTCGGCTGGACGAAGGTTTGTCCAGACTGATCGTATTTTCCGGCGCTCACGCGCTGCTGGGGCGCGACGGTGTTTGCGACGTCGTGGTCTCCGACACGAGCGTCAGCCGTCAGCACGCATGCATTGAAATGCCGGACGACGCGCCGGCTGCCATCCGCGATCTCCACAGCTTGAACGGCGTCTTCGTGAACGAACGCCTCGTCGACGAGCGGCAGGCTTTGCAACACCTCGATGTGTTGAAGATAGGCAAGACACGCTTTCGGTTCTTCGAGGTCGAGAGCTATCGCGACTCCGACCTGATGATCTCGAGCAGTTGA